One part of the Paracoccus sp. MBLB3053 genome encodes these proteins:
- a CDS encoding GNAT family N-acetyltransferase, with translation MKDRPIGPQVAGFEPPPAPGPTLQGRFVTLEPLEANCHAADIFAANLGQDWVWDYLPYGPFASLDDYRAWQAEAAGKADPFFYALRDNATDRVGGVASFLRIDRPNGVIEIGHIQIAPTLQRSAASTEAIMLMIRWAFDSGYRRVEWKCDALNAPSVAAAKRYGFTYEGTFRQHMLRRGHNRDSAWFSIIDGEWPALRAAYDTWLAPGNFAEDGTQRTRLSEQVAAAGQRP, from the coding sequence ATGAAAGATCGCCCGATCGGCCCCCAAGTTGCGGGGTTCGAACCGCCGCCTGCGCCCGGACCGACGCTGCAAGGTCGGTTCGTGACGCTTGAACCGCTGGAGGCGAATTGCCACGCGGCAGATATCTTCGCGGCCAATCTGGGGCAGGATTGGGTCTGGGACTATCTGCCCTATGGCCCCTTCGCGTCCCTTGACGACTATCGCGCCTGGCAGGCAGAGGCCGCGGGAAAGGCCGATCCGTTCTTCTACGCCCTGCGCGACAATGCGACCGACAGGGTGGGCGGGGTTGCGTCCTTCCTGCGCATCGACCGCCCGAACGGGGTGATCGAAATCGGCCATATCCAGATTGCGCCGACGCTCCAGCGCAGCGCCGCGTCGACCGAGGCGATCATGCTGATGATCCGCTGGGCTTTCGACAGCGGATATCGCCGGGTCGAGTGGAAGTGCGATGCGCTGAACGCGCCCTCGGTCGCCGCCGCAAAACGCTATGGTTTCACCTATGAGGGCACGTTCCGTCAGCACATGCTGAGACGCGGACATAATCGCGACAGTGCCTGGTTCTCGATCATCGACGGCGAATGGCCCGCGCTGAGGGCGGCCTATGATACGTGGCTGGCCCCAGGGAATTTCGCGGAGGATGGCACGCAGCGCACGCGTCTTTCGGAACAGGTCGCAGCCGCTGGTCAAAGGCCCTGA
- a CDS encoding response regulator, translated as MTNDLTKDLDYIPPWRSALPDRPLTGLTVLVVEDSRFASEAVRLLCLRSGARIRRADTIRAALRHLQTYRPGAIIVDMGLPDGDGADMIRTIALASPRVPVILGISGDASRREAALTAGADGFIAKPIENLALFQQTILNALPAEDRPCGVRSLPNEVIVPDRTALRDDLTHVAEVLAMADDIAAIEYIARFLAGVARSAHDAPLEHAASALASAPRAGGSLAVDLARISGMVQDRLSAVQGL; from the coding sequence ATGACGAACGATCTGACAAAGGACCTGGATTACATTCCGCCATGGCGCAGCGCCCTGCCCGACCGACCGCTGACCGGGCTGACCGTTCTGGTCGTCGAGGATTCGCGCTTCGCTTCGGAAGCGGTGCGCCTGCTCTGCCTGCGCTCGGGCGCGCGCATCCGGCGGGCCGACACGATCCGCGCCGCGCTTCGCCACCTCCAGACCTATCGGCCCGGCGCGATCATCGTGGATATGGGCCTGCCCGATGGCGATGGCGCCGACATGATCCGCACGATCGCCCTCGCCTCGCCAAGGGTTCCCGTGATCCTGGGCATATCGGGCGATGCATCCCGTCGCGAAGCCGCGCTGACCGCGGGCGCGGATGGTTTCATTGCGAAGCCGATCGAAAACCTCGCGCTGTTTCAGCAAACCATCCTGAACGCCCTTCCCGCCGAGGACCGGCCTTGCGGAGTGCGCTCGCTTCCGAATGAGGTGATCGTGCCGGACCGCACCGCCCTGCGCGACGATCTGACCCATGTCGCCGAGGTTCTGGCCATGGCCGACGATATCGCCGCCATCGAATATATCGCCCGATTTCTTGCCGGCGTTGCCCGTTCGGCCCATGATGCGCCGCTGGAGCACGCAGCCAGCGCTCTGGCAAGCGCTCCGCGCGCGGGTGGATCACTTGCAGTCGATCTCGCGCGGATCAGCGGCATGGTCCAGGACAGGCTTTCGGCCGTTCAGGGCCTTTGA
- a CDS encoding EI24 domain-containing protein: protein MVLTALGRAWSDLLRPRIFGVVVLGVLLTLVLFVLLQAGAFWAIRFFAPETLTLPWIGEIAINGALSWGSLVLFPVMSIFLMAPVTAGFAGLFAERVAEAVEDIHYPSAKGLPVDFWDGLLESLAVIGAVLLVTVATLILTPFLGPLASVLFYLGNGWLLGREFFQMAAGRHLHAGHATALRKRMAPQATMLGVLIALLGTVPLLNIVVPVLAAAGFTHLFHLGRGR, encoded by the coding sequence ATGGTCCTGACCGCGCTTGGCCGCGCCTGGAGCGATCTGCTGCGGCCCCGCATCTTCGGGGTCGTGGTGCTGGGTGTTCTCCTGACCCTCGTGCTTTTCGTGCTGCTTCAGGCAGGTGCCTTCTGGGCCATCCGGTTCTTCGCGCCTGAAACGCTGACCCTGCCCTGGATCGGAGAGATCGCCATCAATGGCGCGCTTTCCTGGGGATCGCTGGTGCTTTTTCCGGTCATGTCGATCTTTCTCATGGCACCGGTCACGGCAGGTTTCGCCGGCCTCTTCGCCGAGCGGGTCGCAGAAGCGGTCGAGGATATCCACTATCCCTCGGCCAAGGGCCTTCCTGTCGACTTCTGGGATGGATTGCTAGAATCACTCGCCGTCATCGGCGCGGTGCTGCTGGTCACGGTGGCGACGCTGATCCTGACACCGTTCCTTGGGCCGCTGGCTTCGGTGCTGTTCTATCTGGGCAATGGCTGGCTGCTCGGGCGCGAATTCTTCCAGATGGCCGCAGGCCGGCATCTGCATGCCGGACATGCGACGGCCCTGCGCAAGCGCATGGCGCCACAGGCGACCATGCTGGGGGTGCTCATCGCGCTTTTGGGCACGGTTCCCCTGCTCAACATCGTCGTACCGGTGCTGGCGGCGGCGGGGTTCACCCACCTGTTCCATCTGGGGCGTGGTCGCTAG
- the mce gene encoding methylmalonyl-CoA epimerase has protein sequence MIGRLNHIAIAVPDLDAAVRQYSGTLGAKVGPPQDEPDHGVTVVFIELPNTKVELLYPLGDDSPILGFLDKNPSGGIHHMCFEVEDILAARDRLKAEGARVLGNGEPKIGAHGKPVLFLHPKDFNGCLIELEQV, from the coding sequence ATGATCGGACGTCTGAACCACATTGCGATCGCGGTGCCGGATCTGGACGCGGCGGTTCGGCAATATTCGGGCACGCTGGGGGCAAAGGTCGGTCCTCCTCAGGACGAGCCCGACCATGGCGTGACGGTCGTTTTCATCGAGCTGCCCAACACCAAGGTCGAACTGCTTTATCCTTTGGGAGATGACAGCCCGATTCTCGGTTTTCTTGACAAGAATCCTTCGGGCGGCATCCATCACATGTGCTTCGAGGTCGAGGATATCCTTGCGGCCCGTGACCGGTTGAAAGCCGAGGGCGCCCGAGTGCTGGGCAATGGCGAGCCGAAGATTGGTGCGCATGGCAAGCCGGTCCTGTTCCTGCATCCCAAGGATTTCAACGGCTGCCTGATCGAATTGGAGCAAGTCTGA
- a CDS encoding DUF1467 family protein gives MNLTGGIVLYAVLWFLVLFVLLPIGQKSQADVGEVTPGTPAGAPHEPKLKKKMLWATLITAVIWGVIAYVILAGVITRADIEAWTS, from the coding sequence ATGAACCTGACCGGCGGAATCGTCCTTTATGCGGTGCTCTGGTTTCTTGTTCTTTTCGTGCTCTTGCCGATCGGACAGAAAAGCCAGGCAGATGTCGGAGAGGTGACGCCCGGAACGCCTGCCGGCGCGCCGCACGAACCGAAGCTGAAGAAGAAGATGTTGTGGGCCACGCTGATCACCGCGGTGATCTGGGGTGTGATCGCCTATGTCATCCTTGCGGGTGTGATCACCCGCGCCGATATCGAAGCCTGGACGAGCTAG